A window of the Trichoderma asperellum chromosome 4, complete sequence genome harbors these coding sequences:
- a CDS encoding uncharacterized protein (EggNog:ENOG41~TransMembrane:2 (i226-247o253-270i)) — MERSPANIWGLFHPQTILSLANSPLFSLSGSQYAIKMADSDTGVFGAVGAVLGYVGAEAATGQIFERLLWPQRSYANATLKSIPMLAVLMPMGGPLHIIALKALDVIFAHGLFRGARVGHMLGTAFYPDQDWTYTSWTSNGQKIKTEPVRNCLWVRALSYVPIPILSSDTQQATDQTPEKIDPRPDEIRAKVTVSYLTLTRATKQDVESKMPFVEADVGRPAFQTFLAIFATESSAILAAIGIAVYYKSLWALWWLAPLLLRLISALFAVDRKPLEPLELASLNEDIWDYEIHCP; from the coding sequence ATGGAACGCTCACCAGCCAATATCTGGGGTTTATTCCATCCCCAAACCATTCTCTCGCTTGCAAACTCGCCGCTTTTCTCACTTTCTGGCTCGCAATATGCCATCAAAATGGCCGATTCTGATACGGGAGTCTTTGGCGCTGTCGGTGCTGTCCTCGGATATGTCGGTGCGGAGGCAGCTACCGGTCAAATCTTTGAGCGCCTGCTATGGCCCCAACGGTCCTATGCGAATGCTACACTGAAATCGATCCCTATGCTGGCCGTTTTGATGCCCATGGGCGGGCCGCTACACATCATAGCGCTCAAGGCCCTCGATGTCATATTCGCTCATGGCTTATTCAGGGGGGCACGAGTCGGCCACATGCTTGGAACTGCTTTCTATCCAGATCAAGACTGGACTTACACCAGCTGGACGAGCAATGGCCAAAAGATCAAGACGGAGCCAGTGCGCAATTGTCTCTGGGTTCGCGCGCTGAGCTACGTTCCGATTCCCATACTCAGCTCCGATACGCAACAGGCAACCGATCAGACCCCTGAGAAGATCGATCCCAGGCCAGACGAGATTCGGGCCAAGGTGACCGTCAGTTATCTGACTTTGACCAGAGCCACAAAGCAAGACGTAGAGTCTAAGATGCCATTTGTTGAAGCAGACGTTGGACGGCCAGCGTTCCAAACCTTTCTAGCAATCTTTGCAACAGAATCATCCGCTATACTTGCAGCTATTGGCATAGCGGTCTATTACAAGTCGCTATGGGCGCTATGGTGGCTCGCTCCcctgcttcttcgccttATCAGTGCCTTGTTTGCAGTAGACCGGAAGCCTCTTGAACCTCTAGAGCTCGCATCTCTCAACGAAGACATTTGGGATTATGAGATTCACTGTCCTTAG
- a CDS encoding uncharacterized protein (EggNog:ENOG41~TransMembrane:1 (i31-54o)): MLLTGTKSVVQQFFVHYGHPERNRFREAAQIVMVVLFGLLFPLGLFFSVIWMPIAVQKIWVCYQFYSALAMIALRYTHGCSGTSTEAMIAEHFKKQQESVPITDSGKQETAILFGVTRDGSETIKASLVPTYHNRFLDGQACMDNLLRRNLHTSLWNLDDMSRDNRCLNVRHPMQIEEKAK; this comes from the coding sequence ATGCTTCTCACAGGCACCAAGTCTGTCGTCCAACAGTTTTTCGTCCATTATGGACACCCAGAGCGGAATCGGTTTCGAGAAGCAGCACAGATCGTAATGGTGGTTCTCTTTGGCTTGCTCTTCCCTCTGGGTTTGTTCTTCTCGGTCATTTGGATGCCCATTGCAGTCCAGAAAATTTGGGTGTGCTATCAGTTCTACTCCGCCCTTGCTATGATTGCCTTGCGTTACACCCATGGCTGCAGTGGCACATCGACAGAGGCCATGATTGCAGAGCACTTCAAAAAGCAACAAGAGAGCGTGCCCATTACCGACAGCGGGAAGCAGGAAACGGCCATCCTCTTTGGCGTCACTCGAGATGGCAGCGAGACCATTAAAGCCAGCCTTGTCCCAACCTATCATAATCGCTTCTTGGATGGACAAGCATGCATGGATAACCTTTTGCGGCGCAACTTGCATACTAGCTTATGGAACCTTGATGATATGAGCCGAGACAACAGATGCCTCAATGTACGGCACCCAATGCAgattgaagagaaagcaaaatgA
- a CDS encoding uncharacterized protein (BUSCO:EOG092D0P1F): protein MESISRISGLLEAARELTLDAAQATRGIRTSSKPLDRNQMRKLLDSRNEREVLEGLRRVIAMMYRNHKTLPFFSSVVKNVASPNLEIKKLVYIYLIRHAEQEPDLALLSINTIQKSLSDTNPQVRALALKTMSGIRVPVISQIVSLAIKKGVADMSPLVRKAAALSIPKCYRLDPSQAPQLLEYLATLLGDKQYYVAGAAVSAFLEVCPERIDLIHKHYRGLVKKIVDMDEWSQLATLKLMTYYARKCFPRRAQPAAASDTTQSQTQNSNIDDFYAESTPSKPSTQPTSLDPDLALLLNGIRPLLQSRNSGVVVAVTRCYVDVGTLDYLKYAIGPLVALLRGAQDIQQIALYNIVSVCLVRPLDFVKYASHFLVRATDSAPIWELKLEVLTLIFPHSPVHVKSLILKELEHFSQGSNKALVREAVRAIGRCAQGDAATAPRCLKLLLSQITSLDGTLAAESLTVIRHLIQQDAEAHAGTVVRLAKNLDSATDPQARATIIWLVGEFSGLNGEDNIAPDVFRILLKDFSSESEAAKRQILLLGAKVYLHHLNRKSEAEKNRVGEDDPPMEEEKHPIERLWDYVLLLVRYDVSFDLRDRARMYRALLAVPQLATLMLLAPKPAPQAPSPSESRKGFLLGSSTLVLAGGGGLHGLRGYEALPNWVEPGKEPDPRLREAEKDAAASRYDSDRPAAAAADKLDEVVRSAPAGRSNGLGESLRTKTLDDWLAEEEGEEEEEEEEEEEEESEEEESEEEEDDEEEEDEEEEEEDDSDDDGETDRLVKP, encoded by the exons ATGGAGTCAATATCGAGAATCTCTGGCCTGCTGGAGGCTG CCAGAGAGCTCACGCTCGATGCTGCCCAGGCCACGCGCGGCATCCGAACGAGCTCCAAGCCGCTGGATCGCAACCAGATGCGCAAGCTGCTCGACAGCCGCAACGAGAGAGAGGTGCTGGAGGGACTGCGGCGTGTCATTGCG atgatGTACCGGAACCACAAGActctgcccttcttctcctctgtcGTCAAGAACGTCGCCTCGCCGAATCTCGAAATCAAGAAGCTCGTCTACATCTACCTCATCCGCCATGCCGAACAGGAGCCCGACCTTGCTCTGCTTTCCATCAACACAATCCAAAAATCGCTCTCAGATACGAATCCCCAAGTCCGAGCTCTCGCCCTCAAGACAATGTCAGGCATTCGCGTGCCCGTCATCAGCCAGATTGTGTCGCTTGCTATCAAAAAGGGCGTCGCCGACATGAGTCCTCTGGTGCGCAAAGCCGCTGCTCTTTCGATCCCGAAATGCTACCGGCTGGATCCAAGCCAGGCTCCTCAGCTGTTGGAATACCTGGCGACGCTACTAGGCGACAAGCAATACTACGTTGCTGGTGCCGCGGTGTCGGCCTTCTTAGAAGTTTGCCCTGAGAGGATCGATCTGATACACAAGCATTACCGTGGACTAGTCAAAAAGATTGTTGATATGGATGAGTGGAGCCAGTTAGCAACTCTGAAGTTGATGACCTATTATGCACGAAAGTGCTTCCCTCGACGAGCTCAGCCGGCTGCCGCATCCGATACTACCCAGTCCCAGACGCAAAACAGCAATATTGACGACTTTTACGCTGAATCAACTCCGTCTAAACCTTCTACTCAGCCGACATCACTCGATCCTGATCTGGCTTTGTTGTTGAACGGTATCAGGCCTCTGCTGCAAAGTCGAAACTCGggcgttgttgttgctgtcaCAAGGTGTTATGTAGATGTTGGAACTCTtgattatttaaagtacgcCATTGGCCCACTAGTTGCCCTCTTGAGAGGGGCTCAAGACATACAACAAATCGCCTTATACAACATTGTTTCGGTCTGTCTCGTGCGCCCACTTGATTTTGTCAAGTATGCGAGCCACTTCTTAGTTAGAGCGACAGACAGTGCTCCGATTTGGGAGCTAAAGCTGGAGGTGCTGACGCTCATTTTCCCGCATAGCCCAGTTCATGTCAAGAGCCTCATTCTAAAGGAACTGGAGCATTTCTCTCAGGGGTCCAACAAAGCTCTTGTGCGCGAAGCGGTTCGAGCTATTGGCCGATGTGCGCAAGGCGACGCTGCTACAGCTCCCAGGTGTTTAAAGCTACTCCTGAGTCAGATCACAAGCTTGGATGGAACGTTGGCCGCAGAATCTCTGACAGTCATTCGGCACTTGATTCAACAGGATGCAGAGGCACACGCAGGGACTGTAGTGCGCCTAGCGAAGAATCTTGACTCAGCGACTGACCCTCAAGCGAGAGCAACAATCATCTGGCTAGTTGGCGAGTTTTCCGGCCTAAACGGGGAAGACAATATTGCCCCAGACGTCTTTCGCATTCTACTCAAAGATTTTTCGAGTGAATCCGAGGCTGCAAAGCGCCAGATATTGCTACTGGGCGCAAAAGTCTACCTTCATCATTTGAATCGTAAGAGCGAGGCAGAAAAGAACAGAGTGGGAGAGGATGATCCTCCtatggaggaagagaagcatCCCATTGAAAGGTTATGGGATTATGTCCTGCTTCTTGTCCGATATGATGTCTCCTTTGACCTAAGAGACCGAGCACGCATGTATCGTGCCTTACTCGCTGTGCCACAGCTCGCTACACTGATGCTCCTCGCACCAAAGCCGGCTCCCCAAGCTCCGAGCCCTTCTGAGTCGAGAAAAGGATTCTTACTGGGCTCTTCGACTCTTGTCTTAGCTGGGGGTGGCGGTTTGCACGGTCTTAGGGGTTACGAAGCTCTTCCTAACTGGGTTGAGCCTGGCAAAGAGCCCGACCCCCGTCTGCGTGAGGCTGAAAAGGATGCTGCAGCGTCACGCTATGATAGTGACAGGcctgcggctgcggcagcTGATAAGCTGGATGAGGTTGTCCGGTCAGCGCCTGCTGGCAGGTCGAATGGGCTTGGAGAGAGTCTCAGGACTAAGACACTGGATGATTGGCTagccgaggaagaaggggaggaggaggaggaggaggaagaagaagaagaagaagaaagtgaagaggaagaaagtgaagaagaagaggacgatgaggaggaggaagatgaagaggaagaagaggaagacgatagcgatgatgatggggagACGGATAGATTAGTCAAGCCATGA